One Tripterygium wilfordii isolate XIE 37 chromosome 10, ASM1340144v1, whole genome shotgun sequence DNA segment encodes these proteins:
- the LOC120007274 gene encoding putative 4-hydroxy-4-methyl-2-oxoglutarate aldolase 2: MASCNCALQNICAEVCNAISQLLLSGELRALQPTFQIYGKRPMFSGPMVTLKVFEDNILVHEFLEEKGNGRVLIVDGAGSLRCAILGGNPIVQAQNNGWAGIVVNGCIMDVDEINGCDIGVIGVRALASHPMKVNKKGIGEKHVPITIVRTKIYDGEWLYADTDGILISRMELSI, encoded by the exons ATGGCCTCAtgcaatt GTGCTCTTCAGAATATATGTGCTGAAGTTTGTAATGCAATCTCACAACTTCTTTTGAGTGGTGAACTCCGAGCACTCCAACCAACTTTTCAGATATATGGCAAACGCCCGATGTTCTCTGGACCAATGGTGACCCTCAAGGTGTTTGAAGACAACATTTTGGTTCATGAGTTTCTTGAGGAGAAAGGAAATGGTAGAGTTCTTATTGTAGATGGTGCTGGGAGTTTGAGGTGTGCCATTTTGGGAGGCAATCCTATAGTACAAGCTCAAAATAATGGATGGGCAGGTATAGTGGTTAATGGTTGTATAATGGATGTTGATGAAATCAATGGTTGTGATATTGGTGTTATTGGTGTTAGAGCTCTGGCTTCTCATCCCATGAAAGTCAATAAGAAAGGAATTGGGGAGAAACATGTCCCGATAACCATTGTCAGGACCAAAATCTATGATGGGGAATGGCTTTATGCAGACACTGATGGCATCCTGATTTCTCGCATGGAACTATCTATCTGA
- the LOC120007275 gene encoding uncharacterized protein LOC120007275, with the protein MSTSGSGNATASSRRKNASGSRNDIGWEYGIEVGHDAKKVQCKFCAKISSGGIYCFKHHLACTNDNVGACRSVPDDVRKRMLEILSQGMEAKERKSNMLLRQHEIGSSLCISVKGKKSSTQVTMNELFKKDLRKSACRSTGRWLYTCGIPFNTVRSPEFTKMFEEVARHGPGFKAPSYHEVRETMLTEEVKETRDYIEIHKAEWRKVGCSIMSDGWTDKKRRTICNFLVNSPGGTVFLESLDTSDFSKTAQIFFEMLNRVVEEVGEENVVQVITDNDASYKAAGSLLMEKRKHLFWTPCAAHCIDLMLEDFEKKLKVHRVTIKQGRKITTYIYSRTLLISMLKQFTEGRDLIRPAVTRFATTYLTLGCLSEYKGALMTMFSSSKWKESKFVRTEEGKGVENIVLDSRFWGDVGICLKAALPLMKVFRLVDSDEQAAMPFLYEEMDCAKEKIQANFNNVARSYTPIWKIINERWTKQLHRPLYAAAHYLNPRIHYRPSFNPNDKEVKNGLFDSLDTLVKERNERNTIISQLDIVHHGQGMFSRIDARDLLEKKHPDDWWNTYGDDVPELQRFAIRVLSLTCSSSGCERNCSAFEMVHTKKMNRLHQKKMNDLVFVMYNSKLKNKKFRSMELSTFEDIGSDNEWTTEGGVDVPSPNEDVNAQIVEPVGNDGIHDMTIELDSNPIEDEDIEEIVNMEEGEGDEYNGSDGGGSGEDDDLDDLC; encoded by the exons atgTCAACTTCTGGTTCTGGAAATGCAACTGCAAGTAGTAGGAGGAAAAATGCTTCAGGGAGTAGAAATGATATAGGATGGGAATATGGTATTGAGGTTGGTCATGATGCAAAGAAGGTGCAATGTAAATTTTGTGCCAAAATTAGCAGCGGAGGTATATATTGTTTCAAGCATCACCTTGCTTGTACAAACGATAATGTAGGCGCTTGTCGAAGTGTACCCGATGATGTGAGGAAGAGAATGTTGGAGATTTTGTCTCAAGGTATGGAAGCTAAGGAAAGGAAGAGTAATATGTTGTTGCGTCAACATGAAATTGGGAGCTCA CTATGTATAAgtgtaaagggaaaaaaaagttctaCTCAAGTGACCATGAATGAGCTATTCAAGAAAGATTTGAGAAAAAGTGCATGTAGAAGTACTGGGAGGTGGCTTTACACTTGTGGTATTCCTTTCAACACAGTCAGAAGTCCAGAGTTCACAAAAATGTTTGAAGAGGTAGCTAGACATGGTCCCGGTTTTAAAGCTCCCTCTTACCATGAAGTTAGGGAGACTATGCTCACAGAGGAAGTGAAGGAGACGAGGGATTACATTGAGATACATAAGGCTGAATGGAGAAAAGTAGGGTGTAGCATTATGTCTGATGGTTGGACAgataaaaagagaagaacaaTATGCAATTTCTTGGTGAATAGTCCTGGAGGGACTGTCTTTTTGGAGTCCTTGGACACGTCAGATTTTTCAAAAAcagcacaaattttttttgagatgtTGAATAGGGTTGTTGAGGAAGTTGGGGAAGAAAATGTTGTGCAAGTGATTACTGATAATGATGCATCTTATAAGGCGGCAGGTTCACTGTTGATGGAGAAGAGGAAACATTTATTTTGGACACCATGTGCAGCACATTGCATAGACTTGATGTTGGAGGATtttgagaagaaattgaaggtcCATCGTGTGACTATCAAACAAGGTAGGAAGATAACGACATACATATATTCTAGAACATTGCTCATTTCCATGTTGAAACAGTTTACTGAGGGGAGAGATTTGATTAGACCTGCTGTTACTAGGTTTGCTACGACATATTTGACTTTAGGATGCCTTAGTGAGTACAAGGGTGCATTAATGACTATGTTTTCATCTTCAAAGTGGAAGGAAAGCAAGTTTGTACGCACTGAAGAAGGGAAAGGGGTTGAGAACATTGTACTTGATAGTAGATTTTGGGGAGATGTTGGCATATGTCTTAAGGCTGCATTACCATTGATGAAAGTGTTTCGCCTGGTGGATTCGGATGAGCAAGCCGCTATGCCTTTCTTATATGAAGAGATGGATTGTGCAAAGGAGAAAATTCAAGCTAATTTCAATAATGTGGCAAGAAG TTATACGCCTATTTGGAAGATTATTAATGAGAGGTGGACTAAGCAACTTCATAGGCCATTATATGCTGCAGCTCACTATCTAAACCCCCGAATTCATTACCGTCCAAGCTTCAACCCTAATGATAAAGAGGTTAAAAATGGGTTGTTTGATAGCTTGGATACGTTGGTGAAGGAACGAAACGAAAGAAATACAATAATCTCACAGCTTGATATAGTCCATCATGGTCAAGGTATGTTTTCTAGGATTGATGCTAGGGATTTATTAGAGAAAAAGCATCCTGATGATTGGTGGAACACTTACGGAGATGATGTTCCTGAACTTCAAAGATTTGCTATTCGAGTGCTTAGCTTAACTTGTAGCTCTTCTGGATGCGAGCGTAACTGTAGTGCATTTGAGATG GTTCATACCAAGAAAATGAATCGTCTTCaccaaaagaagatgaatgacTTGGTGTTTGTGATGTACAATTCCAAgttgaagaataagaaatttaGAAGTATGGAGCTGTCAACCTTTGAAGATATTGGTTCGGATAATGAATGGACCACAGAGGGAGGTGTGGATGTTCCTTCTCCTAATGAGGATGTCAATGCTCAAATTGTTGAACCGGTTGGAAATGATGGGATTCATGATATGACaattgaacttgatagcaacccaattgaggatgaagatatagaagaaaTTGTGAATATggaggagggagagggagatgaaTATAATGGGAGTGATGGTGGTGGGAGTGGTGAAGATGATGATCTTGATGATTTGTGTTAA